The window TTCAATCGTACTAATCGTTTTTCTAGACACACTAATAGCATCAGCTAATGCTTGCTGTGATATTTTATGTTCAGCACGTAACACAGCAATACGATTTTTAACCTCACTCATCACTAACTTTCGCCATATTCGTGTGAATTTTCAATATCTTGATTATCTTTGAAATTTCGCCATAAAATGTAGCCTCCTTGTGCACCAAACATACATCCAATACACAGTTTTGCCGCATATTTAAGGGTAAAGTAATGCGCAAGCCAATCATCAAAAAGCATAAAAACAAATAAAGCGATTACGGCGCCTGTTGCAGCATAACGATATGATGTTTGATAAACATGTTTTAAATATTCATCATCATATCTTTCCGTCATGTGTTTAAGGCTCTTAGCACTCCAATACAATATCAATAAGAATAATATGGCACCCAAAGTTCCCCAAAATGCACTAAAGGTGAATCCAAAGCTGGTATAAATAGCGTCGACTGTAAAAAATAACCCAACAGCAAAAAGTATTTTCGCCGTAATTAGTAAATTTCGTTCTTGTTTTAAAATAGCAGTCATAATTATCATTCCTTAGTATTGCACTGCAAATATTTGGTCTTTACAAACCACCCACTGACGGCACTCTCATAAACTAATATCACTTTACCAAAGCCACTATATCGATCTTTTGGAATATGTCTTTGATGTATTTATGTTTGTATTAAGCTGTCAAAATTAACATTAAATTGATAATGGCCGATTAAACATCGCTTCAATAAGATGACAAAATGGCTAAGACAAATTAGCCTTTTCTAAATACTTTCAATTTATCAACCAATGAAAGATGTCCTT of the Pseudoalteromonas spongiae UST010723-006 genome contains:
- a CDS encoding helix-turn-helix transcriptional regulator; translation: MSEVKNRIAVLRAEHKISQQALADAISVSRKTISTIETGRFTPSVTIALKLAVFFNVTVEEIFSLN